TCTTCAATTGGATCGATTACCGTTTTTTTGATCGTTGCAGCTAAGCCGATAACTGCAGCACAAGTTGCAGCTGTTCCTACAAGCATACCGGAAATAAATTTTTTCATAATAGTAGTTCTCCTTTCTATTCATTTA
This sequence is a window from Enterococcus wangshanyuanii. Protein-coding genes within it:
- a CDS encoding DUF3042 family protein, with the protein product MKKFISGMLVGTAATCAAVIGLAATIKKTVIDPIEEKEDMIEENRKKAMRKRISR